GGGCGTGTACTTCATCTGGACAGCCTGACCATACCGCAGAGGAACAGAGACATGCGCAGGAACCTCAGACTTGCCGTCACCGCCGCCCTGTGTGCGACCGTCCTGACAGCGGCCCACGCCGAGGGGCTCAGCGTCGGTGCCAGGGCCCCCGGCTTTACCCTCAAGACCCTCGCCGGGAAGCCCTACAAGCTGTCGGACTACAAGGGCAAGAGCGTGGTCATACTCGACTTTGGCCGCTTCACCTGCCTGCCTTGCCGCGACATGCTCAAGGACCTGCAGAAGCTGCAGGCCAAGTACAAGGGCCACGGTGTGCGGATCTTCCAGGTGAACCTCGACGGCCCGCTGGCGGGGAGGGTGGTCCCCAAGGGCCTCCGCGAACTCGGGGTGACCTTCCCGATCCTGCAGGACGCCGAGTTCCGCGTCGCTGAGGCATACAAGGTGCAGACCATCCCGCACCTCGTCCTGGTGGATACCCAGGGACGAGTCCGCTTCACGCACACCGGCTATGAGCCGGGCCTGCGAGCAAAGCTCGTCGCGCAGGTAGACAAGTACCGACGCAAGTAGGAGTGACCAGATGAGTGCAGTCAAGGGAACCATCCACGCCGGCGTGTGCGGCTTCGTCACCGAAGTCATCGCCCGGTGTGACGACAGCCAGCACGTCTCGTTCGACATCACCACCCCGTGCGAGAAGGTGGGGAAGCTCGCCGAGATCCTGCCGACCGTGGACGCCTACGAAGAGATCGG
This genomic interval from bacterium contains the following:
- a CDS encoding TlpA family protein disulfide reductase; translated protein: MRRNLRLAVTAALCATVLTAAHAEGLSVGARAPGFTLKTLAGKPYKLSDYKGKSVVILDFGRFTCLPCRDMLKDLQKLQAKYKGHGVRIFQVNLDGPLAGRVVPKGLRELGVTFPILQDAEFRVAEAYKVQTIPHLVLVDTQGRVRFTHTGYEPGLRAKLVAQVDKYRRK